The Candidatus Celerinatantimonas neptuna DNA segment ATTTACAGTCTCAGCCATGAAATTCGTATATTAACCGTAAGAAATTATCGTCAATTGCTGTCTGAAGATGATGTGTAAAATTGGGTTATAACAAATTGCTCAAGCCGACTGCTAACGCGTGGCATTTTTGTTATGCAGCCAATTCGGTGTTTGTAGAGTGAAGCAAAGGCTTTTGTATTGCGTTAGCAGCAGCTTAGCAAGGCGTTATAAGCCTCAAGGAAGGCAAGGTATAGATGAAGAATTCTGAGAACTTCAAAACCGTAGCCAGTTTTACTTGACCACTTCATATACGGGTATTTTTATCAGGGAAGAAAACTTCTTATTCCTAAGCCAAGACATCTGTCAATCAGCCTTAACAATACACTATATCACTGCATTTTTCGTTGTGTCCGTCGAGTTTTATATGCGGTGATGGGTCATGATGTATGTTGTATTTCATATTTATGAGGCCAGAGCAATAATCGATGCAAGGGTGGGGTGTTCCCGTCTTGCAGGTGAATTCTTATATAGAAATACAATAAAACCATCATATTATCTAGAGTTAGTCGTATTTGGAATGATTAGCGCATGTTGTTGGAGGCTTGATTCCATCCGGCAGCAGGCGCATGCTATTGTCTATTCATCAAAGTGTCATATTTCTCTGATTATGATAAAAAGAAACTTTAAAGAGGAGCCGTGCCTATTATTAATCAGCCATTATCAATAACTATTGCGCATTTGAACGATACCCACTCATATTTTGAACCTTCTTCATTACAATTGAACCTGAACATTGACGGTGAATGCGTTTCACCTTTTGTCAGTGCTGGTGGGGTTGCTCGAATTGCGACTCGAGTGCAGCATTTCAAGAGTGAAGCTGAACGTGCTGGGCGGGGCTTTTTGTTTCTTCATGCCGGTGACTGTTTTCAGGGAACGCTGTATTTTTCTTTATTTAAAGGGGAAGCTAATGCTGAGTTACTGAATGCACTGGGTATTGATGCAATGGCTCTGGGCAATCATGAGTTGGATTTAGGGAACCAGATTGTTGGCCGTTTTGCCCGTAACATCCATTTTCCTCTGTTAGCCGGTAACTGGGATCTCAGCGCCGAAGCTTCAGACAAACCAGAGCGTTTATCCTGTTTGCCTCATGTCCATAGTTATGATCCGATAACTGGAACTGCGAAGTGGATGGTCCGGGAAGTGAATCAGGAACGGGTGGCAATTTTTGGTCTCTCGCTTGATCGAATGGATGAAATATCAAATCCGGACCCGGATACTCCTTTTCGCTGGTCGACTGAGGTTGCAAAGCAAACCATCGGGGCGATTCAGTCCAGTGGAATTAATAAAATTATTCTGCTCAGCCATTTGGGCTATGAAGCCGATTTACAGTTGGCCGAAGCCGTTTCGGGGATCAGTTTAATCATTGGCGGGCATTCACATATTTTGCAGGGTGATTTTTCGGATATCGGTCTGGGAAAAGCCGATCCTTATGGTGTTCGAGTCGGTGATACGTATATCGTACAATCTGGTCTGCATGCTTTAGCACTGGGACATTGCCATATAGATTTTGATGCAACCGGTAAAGTTGTTTGTTTTGAAGGAAAGAACGAATTGCTTATCGGCAGGCGGCTGTTTGTTAATGCTGCACGGGAATCTCAGGTTGACGCAACGATTTATGAAAAAGCCAGAGACTTTTTGCGACAACATCCATTGGTTCATTCTTGTCCAAAAGATCAAAAGATTCAGGATATTCTGTATCGCAGATATTTACCTCATGTCAGGCAACAGGAAGAGGTTCAAATCATTACTTTGAAAAGTTCACTCTTTCATACCCGAATTCCGGGAACTGATGGCGGGAGTGAAGTGGCTCCGCTGGTTGCCCGTTCATTTGTTCATGCAATGAAAAAACAAGACTTTCCGGTTCAGTTTGGTTTGCATAATGCAGGCGGAGTTCGCTGTTCTTTACCATCGGGGCGCATTACTGTTGCCGATATTGCCGGTCGATTATTGCCATTTGCCATTCCTATAGGTGTTTATTACATCACGGGGGGTACTTTAAGAAAAATCCTTGAAGGTGCGATAAACAATGCTCTGGACAATGGTGTTAAAGGAACAGGAACCGGCAGTTATCCATACTGTTATGGTCTTGATTTTTCTTATGATCCTTACCAGCCTGCCGGTCAGCGAATTTTAAGTCTTAAGATTTTCATTGATGAACAGTGGGAAAATGTTGATTTTTCAGCTGTCTATTGTGGTTCTTCATCTGCCTATACGATGAAAGGCAAAGAAGGGTACCATGCGATCACCGACAGTGTGCACCCTCCCTATGTTTCGCAAACATCCATGGCGGATGCTTTCA contains these protein-coding regions:
- a CDS encoding NAD 5'-nucleotidase; protein product: MPIINQPLSITIAHLNDTHSYFEPSSLQLNLNIDGECVSPFVSAGGVARIATRVQHFKSEAERAGRGFLFLHAGDCFQGTLYFSLFKGEANAELLNALGIDAMALGNHELDLGNQIVGRFARNIHFPLLAGNWDLSAEASDKPERLSCLPHVHSYDPITGTAKWMVREVNQERVAIFGLSLDRMDEISNPDPDTPFRWSTEVAKQTIGAIQSSGINKIILLSHLGYEADLQLAEAVSGISLIIGGHSHILQGDFSDIGLGKADPYGVRVGDTYIVQSGLHALALGHCHIDFDATGKVVCFEGKNELLIGRRLFVNAARESQVDATIYEKARDFLRQHPLVHSCPKDQKIQDILYRRYLPHVRQQEEVQIITLKSSLFHTRIPGTDGGSEVAPLVARSFVHAMKKQDFPVQFGLHNAGGVRCSLPSGRITVADIAGRLLPFAIPIGVYYITGGTLRKILEGAINNALDNGVKGTGTGSYPYCYGLDFSYDPYQPAGQRILSLKIFIDEQWENVDFSAVYCGSSSAYTMKGKEGYHAITDSVHPPYVSQTSMADAFMEMLRDCPDLFDIYERAEQLNMHDLSG